A genomic region of Halobacillus amylolyticus contains the following coding sequences:
- a CDS encoding restriction endonuclease subunit S — MKLEDIVTVKVGSNISRGNKKNNLSLDTYTYEDLMNDLDGLFLDSKTSFYGANSSDKDSHLSKAGEVVFSFVSSKAAIVSNENEEKIINQNFAKLIIEHKQLDHSYLCYALNESHSMKKQMAISMQGSTVRKLTPAILKSLEMKLPSMEKQKTIGKAYLSLKKHQALAKKQADLEEQFYLELLKQLDQ, encoded by the coding sequence ATGAAACTTGAGGACATCGTAACAGTTAAAGTAGGAAGCAATATTTCAAGAGGAAATAAGAAAAATAATCTGTCCTTAGATACTTATACATACGAGGATTTAATGAATGATTTAGATGGCTTATTCCTCGACTCGAAAACTAGTTTTTATGGTGCGAATTCAAGTGATAAAGATAGTCATTTGAGTAAAGCTGGAGAAGTCGTTTTCAGCTTTGTCAGTTCCAAAGCTGCGATAGTGAGTAATGAAAACGAAGAAAAAATTATTAATCAAAACTTTGCTAAACTTATTATTGAACACAAACAATTGGATCATAGCTATCTCTGTTATGCATTGAATGAATCACACTCTATGAAGAAGCAAATGGCGATTTCGATGCAAGGAAGCACTGTACGAAAATTAACGCCAGCCATTCTTAAATCTTTGGAGATGAAACTACCAAGCATGGAGAAGCAAAAAACTATTGGAAAAGCTTATTTATCTTTGAAGAAGCATCAAGCTTTGGCAAAGAAACAAGCAGATTTGGAAGAGCAATTTTATTTAGAATTATTGAAGCAATTAGACCAGTAA